ACGTTGATCACCTGATCGTCCACCTTCAAAATCCCGTTATGCAGCGTCCATCCGCCGTGCGATTTGGAGGCGTGAAAGATGTAGGTGCCCCGGGCCCGGCTGCCGGCCACGGGTATGGTCCAGTTGGCGTGACCGCTGGCGCTCGCAAACGAGGTCGAGCCCTTCTGGCAGCCGAGCACCGGCAGCTCAATCGCCTCGCCAAGGAGCGCCCGGGCCTCGGCGCACTGGCGCAGAGGCTCAAACACGGTCGCTTCGTAACCCGCGACTTTCGCGCTGAAGCGCCCGCAGTTGCTGATCAAGAGCGCCATGGCCAGCACCCCGATCACCGTCGGCAAGAGCCCCCACCCCGAGCGCGAGGGGCTCGGCGAGGACTTCGAGCTCACCGAGCTCGTCACCGACATCGACACCGACGAGGATGACGTGGGCTCGAGAAGCCCGGCGCGCTTAAGGCGTTCCAGCGAGAGCACCAGGGCCCGGGCGGTCAGCAGCTCCACCAGCGCCTGGCGCTCCTGCTGCACTTCCTCCGGCGTATCGAAGTGCCGGGCGGCGGGCCCGGGGCTCAGGGGGGCGGGCCCGCCGCCGGGGTCGAGGCCCCGGGCGTAGGGCTCCACCAGAAAAAAGCGTTCGCCGCCCCACCCATCATCCAGCGAGAAGGCCTCCGTGGTGGCCGAAGCTCCCCCCCTGGCGAGCGCCCGGCGCTCTTGCTCAAAGAGCTCGCGGGCCCGCTCCGGCTCCCCCGCCGGCAGGGTGAGTTCCCGGAGCGCCACCGAGCGGCCCTCGGAGTTTTGGGCCAGATAGGTCGTGCCCTGGTCGCCCTCCTTGAGCACCCGCAGCACGCGGTAGCGCCCGAGCAGCAGGCGGTTGAGTTCGTGGAGGCTCGCTTCTACGTCATACATCTACCCGACTCCCTCGCGTCGTTCGGCGCCCGGACTTCAGGGCCGGCGCGCACCAGCGTCGGGGCGTGCTCTGGCGATCTTACGCCGGGAGCGCCGCGCCCTGAGGGGCGGGAGAGTAACGCCCGGGCCCCGGCCTCCCAACGTGTTTTTGGCGAGCTTTTTCACAAAACATGTTGCGGAGGGGAAACCTCGGTGTTACGAACCCGCCAGAACGTAACACGACCCCCTTTTGAGTGAGGGGCCTTCCGGAGTCTGAACCATGTCTGAACTCACCCGCGCCAGCATCGCCGTCGACGCCGAGTTGATGGAGCGCTTCGATCGTCGAATCGCCGAGGGCGGTCATTCCAACCGCTCCGAGGCGCTCCGCGACCTGATTCGCACCCACCTGGCCGAAGATGACTGGGAGCAGGCCGAGGAGGCGGTGGCCACCGTCACCCTGCTCTACGACCACCACAAACGCGGCCTGAGCAAGCAGGTCGAAGACGTGGGCCACGTGCACCACCACAGCATCATCGCCTCGATGCACGTGCACTTAGATGCCGATCACTGCCTGGAGGTCGTCACGCTGCGCGGGACGCCGGCCGAGCTTCGCCACGTCTCCGACCACCTCATCGGGCTCAAGGGCGTGCTCCACGGCCAGGCCGTCTTCAGCGCGATGCCTCAAGCCCTCGCGGAGGCCCCATGATGTCGTATGGCAAACGCTCCTTCTCGCTCCCCATGCTGGCCGCGCTCCTGCTCCTGGGCGGGTGCGGCGAACCCGAGGAAGCTCCCCGGGTCGACCTGGGCGTGGTGGTCGATGGCCAGGGCCTGACCGGCACCACCACCGATCTGGGCTACACCATCGAGCTGCGCGAGGCGCGCCTGGCCCCGGGTGAGCTGCACTTCACGGTGGCCGGCGATGCCCATATGGCCTCGCTCGGTCGACGCGTGGGCGATCTCCTCATCCCCTTAGCCCACGCGCATCCCGGCCATTTTGAGGGCGGCGAGGTCACTGGCGAGCTGGAGGGCAGCCATGAGGTGGACTGGGCCAGCGAGCAGGGCCGGGAGATGGGGCGCGCCACGCTCCTGCCGGGCGACTACCGCTCGGCCGACTTTACCTTTCATCGCCTGGCCGACGCCCCGCACCTGAGCGCTCGCCTGGCCGGCACGGCCACGCGCCAGGGCCAGAGCGTGGACTTCACCTTTGAGATCGCCGCTCCCCCGGGGCGCCGGCTCACCGGGGCGCCCTTTGAGGCCACGGTCCGCGCCGAGACCCGTGGCGAGCTGGGCTTTCGCCTCACGCTCGTCGACCCCTCCGAGGGCGATCACCTCTTTGACGGCGTGGACTTTGAGGCCCTGGCCACCGACGCCACCCTCTCCTTTTCGGCAGACACCGACGACGACACCTATTTCAGCGTGCGCCGTCGCCTGCTTTCTCATGACCATTACGAACTTCACCTGGAGGACCACTGAGATGCCTACCACCCTGCTGCGTCACCGCGCCCTGAGCGCTCTGCTCCTACTCCCCCTGACCGCCGCCTGCGGCGGCGACGCTGGCCCTGACGTCGACACCCCAAAGGGGCCGGGCTCGCTCCAGGTGCACATCTACGGCGAATCCTTCATCGAAGAGGGCATCCCGGCCGATGAGTTCAGCGACGGCTGGAGCGTGAGCTTTGAGCGCTTTGAGGTCACGCTGAACTCGCTGACGATCATGGGCGACACCACCGAGGTGGGGCAGAGCTTCGACCTGAGCCAGGCCTCCGAGGGCCAGGGCCAGCAGGTCACCACCCTGGAGCTGGATCAGGGCGCCTTCTCCGGGCTCGACTACCAGCTGGGCACGCTGGAGGTGGTCGGCCAGGCCGAGAAAGATGGCGTGACCAAGACCTTTGCCTGGACCTTCGAGCTGCCCACCGACTACGAGTCCTGCGACAGCCCCTTTGAAATCTATCCGGGGGAGACGGCCGCCGTGGAGCTGACGATCCACGGCGACCACCTCTTCTTTGACAGCCTGGCCACGGGCGCCGAGGCCCCCTCGCTGATCTTTGATC
This is a stretch of genomic DNA from Lujinxingia litoralis. It encodes these proteins:
- a CDS encoding cytochrome c oxidase assembly factor Coa1 family protein; the protein is MYDVEASLHELNRLLLGRYRVLRVLKEGDQGTTYLAQNSEGRSVALRELTLPAGEPERARELFEQERRALARGGASATTEAFSLDDGWGGERFFLVEPYARGLDPGGGPAPLSPGPAARHFDTPEEVQQERQALVELLTARALVLSLERLKRAGLLEPTSSSSVSMSVTSSVSSKSSPSPSRSGWGLLPTVIGVLAMALLISNCGRFSAKVAGYEATVFEPLRQCAEARALLGEAIELPVLGCQKGSTSFASASGHANWTIPVAGSRARGTYIFHASKSHGGWTLHNGILKVDDQVINV
- the nikR gene encoding nickel-responsive transcriptional regulator NikR; the protein is MSELTRASIAVDAELMERFDRRIAEGGHSNRSEALRDLIRTHLAEDDWEQAEEAVATVTLLYDHHKRGLSKQVEDVGHVHHHSIIASMHVHLDADHCLEVVTLRGTPAELRHVSDHLIGLKGVLHGQAVFSAMPQALAEAP